One Ferribacterium limneticum genomic window, AGCACTTCGCGGGCGGCGTCAGTCAGTTGCAGCGCGCCGTGTTCGGCCATGTCGACATGAACCAGTCCGGCCGCTGCCAGTTGGCGGAAGACGCTCTTCCAGCCATGGTCGTCGAGGTCGGCGCCGACGCCGAAAGTCGGCAGCTGGTCGTGGTTCCACTGCTTGATCTTGTCGGTTGCCTTGCCGCGCAGGACATCGGTCAGGTGCGTGACGCCGAAACGCATGCCGGTGCGGAAGATCGCGGAGAGCGCCTTTTGCGCGGCCAGCGTGCCATCCCACAGTTCCGGCGGCTCGATGCAGACGTCGCAGTTGCCGCAGGGCTCGCGTTCCTCGGCAAAATAATTGAGCAATACCTGGCGCCGGCAGCGCGGCGCTTCGCAGTAGGAGAGCAGGGCGGTCAGGCGTTGCGATTCGAGAATCTTCTGGCCTTCGCCGGCGCCTGATTCGGCGATGCGCGCATGCTGCAGCGCGACGTCCTGCATGCCATAGGCCATCCACGCTTCGGCCGGTTCGCCGTCGCGGCCGGCGCGGCCGGTTTCCTGGTAGTAGGCTTCGATGCTTTTCGGCAGGTCGAGGTGGGCGACGAAACGGACGTCCGGCTTGTCGATGCCCATGCCGAAGGCGATGGTGGCGCACATGACCAGCCCTTCCTCGCGCAGAAAGCGGCGCTGGTTGGCGGCGCGCGTCGGGGCGGGCAGGCCGGCATGGTAAGGCAGCGCCGGGTAGCCCTGGGCCGATAGCCATTCGGCCGTCTCCTCGACCTTCTTGCGCGACAGGCAATAGACGATGCCGGCCTGGCCCTTGCGCCCGGCCAGGAAGCCGAGCAACTGTTTCTTGGCGTTGTCTTTTTCGACAACGGTGTAGCGGATGTTCGGCCGGTCGAAGCTGGACAGGAAAACGCGCGCTTCGGTCAGGCCAAGGCGGACCAGCATTTCGTTCTGCGTTGCCTTGTCGGCCGTGGCCGTCAGGGCGATGCGCGGGACGTTCGGATAGCGCTCGTGCAGCGTCGACAGTTGCAGGTATTCCGGGCGGAAATCGTGGCCCCATTGCGAGACGCAGTGCGCTTCGTCGATGGCGAAGAGGGCAAGTTTGCCGGCTTCGTAGAGGGCGTCGATCATCGACAGCGTGCGGTCGACAAGCAGGCGTTCCGGGGCGATGTAAACGAGGTCGATCTGGCCGGCGAACATCTGCTGCTCGATGGCCTGCGCCTCGCGCCAGTCGAGCGTCGAATTGAGGCAGGCGGCCTTGACGCCAAGCTGGGTCAGGGCATCGACCTGGTCCTGCATGAGCGCGATGAGCGGCGAGACGACGATGGCGCAGCCCGGGCGGAGGAGGGCGGGGATCTGGTAGCACAGGCTCTTGCCGCCGCCGGTCGGCATGAGGACGAGCGCGTCGCCGCCGTTGCCGATGTGGTCGATGATCTCGGCCTGGGCGCCGCGAAAGGCGGGATAGCCGAAGACGTCGCGCAGGATGGCGAGGGCGGAGGGGGTTCCCACGGTCAACCGGAAATTTGGGTCAAAATTGAAATGCTCATACGATGGCTTCGCGGCTCAATTGCTCGCCGTCCCAGAGCAGCGCTTCGGCGCGCTCTTCGTGCCAGTCGGAGAGGACCCAGCGTTCAACGTGGATGCCATCGACGATGTGGTCGTGTTTTTCCGGACGGTGGGTGTGGCCGTGAATGAAGGTGGCGTAGCCGTGTTCGCGCAGGAAATCGTCGGTGGCCGGGCCGTTGAGGTCGGCGTAAACATAGGCGTGGTCGCGCTTGCGGCGGGCGCTGCACCAGCGGATGTAACGGCCGAGCAGGCTGCGCAGGAAACGCGGCTTGGCGCGCATCTTCCGCTGCCATTCCGGGTCGCGCACCTTGGCGCGATAGGCCATGTAGGCGTGGTCGTCGATGCACAGGGCGTCGCCGTGCGAGAGCACGAAGGACCACTCGGGCAGGTCCAGCAAATAAGGGTCGGGCAGCAGCGTCATGCCGGCGGCCGCGGTGAATTGTTCGCCGATGGCGAAATCGCGGTTGCCGTGCATGAAGCATATTTTCAGCCCGGCATTGCTGGCCGCACGCAGGGCGGCGGCGATCTGCGCGGCGTAGGGATCGTCGATGTCGTCGCCGACCCAGACTTCGAAAAGGTCGCCGAGGATGTACAGCGCCTCGGCCTGGCGGGCGCGGCCGGCCAGAAAGCTCAGGAACAAACGAGTCGCCCCGGGTGACCGGGGCGACAGGTGCAGATCAGAGATGAAGAAGATCAAACGATCTCGGCCTTCTCGATGATCACATCTTCAGCCGGGACGTCCTGATGGAAACCCTTGTTGCCGGTCTTGACGGCGCGGATCTTGTCGACCACATCGAGGCCTTCGACGACTTCGCCGAAAACGCAGTAGCCCCAGCCCTGGCCGGACGGCGACTTGAAGTCGAGGAAATCGTTGTCGACGGTGTTGATGAAGAACTGGGCGGTGGCCGAATGCGGGTCGTTGGTGCGCGCCATGGCGACGGTGCCGCGCTTGTTCTTGAGGCCATTGGCGGCTTCGTTCTCGATCGGGGCCTGGCACGGCTTCTGGCCCATGCCCGGTTCCATGCCGCCGCCCTGGATCATGAAGTTCTTGATTACGCGGTGGAAGATGGTGCCGTTGTAGTGGCCGGCTTCAACGTAGGCGATGAAGTTGGCCACAGACTTCGGGGCCTTTTCGGCGTTCAGTTCGAGCGTGATGTCGCCGTGGTTGGTGGTGAGCTTGATTTTGGACATTGGGGATCCTTATTTGTCGGAGATGATTTTGACGTTCTGGATGACGACCGGGGTCGTCGGAACGTTTTCGTAATAGCCAGCGTTGCCGGTCGGCACCTTGGCAATCTTGTCGACGACATCCATGCCCTGGGTGACCTTGCCGAAGACGGCATAGCCCCAGCCGCGCGGGTCGCCGGTGGTCTTGTGATTGAGGAAATCGTTGTTCTTGAGGTTGATGAAGAACTGGACGCGAGCCGAATGCGGGTCGCCGGTGCGGGCCATGGCTACCGTGCCGCGATCATTGGTCAGGCCATTGGTCGCTTCGTTCTTGAGGGCAGGGGTCAGCACCTTTTTCTCTTCCATGGCCCGGCTGAAGCCGCCGCCCTGGATCATGAACCCATCGATGACGCGGTGAAAGATGGTCGATTCGTAGAAGCCATGCTTGGCGTTGTAGAGGAAAAACTCAACCGTGGTCGGGGCTTTTTCCGGGTAAAGCTCGAGGGTGAATTTGCCCAGATTGGTCGTGAACTCGACGGCTGGGGCCGCCCACACGGCAAGCGAGACGAGCAGGCCGGCAGCGAGGGTCGATATTTTTTTCAACATCAGGCACTTCCTTCGTAAATGATTTTCCACTGGTCGCCTTCACGCAGCCAGTACTGGCGTTTCTTCATCTGGTTGTTGAGGTTGTTGCTGCGGTAATCCTGGTCGAAAGTCACGACGACGACTTCGTCCTTGCCCGGATTGCGGAACACGGAGAGATTGTCGATCTTGAGCTTGATCCATTCCTTGCCGGCATTGACCTGCTTTTTCTGGGCGGAAAACTCGGCGAAATCCTGCTCGCCGGCCTTGAAACGCTTCGAGTAATGCGTCAGGTAGCGGTCGGTGTCGCGGCTTTCCCAGTCGGCGCGCCAGGCGTCGATCGACTTGTTGAGTTCGCTGCGCTCTTTGGCCCAGTCGTCGAGCGACAGCCATTCGACCGAATTGCTGATGATGACCGGGGTCAGGCCGACCTGCAGGTTCTTGGCGACGACGTCGAGATCCTGGTTGGTTAGCACGACGCAGCCGTCGGAGGCGCGCGGCGGACGGGCGAAGGTGTCGGAGGGCGTGCCATGCAGCCAGATGCCGCTGCCGCCACGCCCTTGACGCTTGTCCCACTCGTTGGGGTAATTGAGCGGGAAGGCGCCGTTACCGTAGAGGTCGGCCAGCTTCTGGCGGGGCAGGTTAGCCGTGACGTGATAGACGCCTACCGGGGTCTTCTTGTCGCCTTCGACGAGCTTCTCGGCGCCCAGCTTGCCCTGGGTGACGTAGTAGTCGGCGACGAAGCGCGGCTGGCCACCATTCGTGAGGTCGTTTTCGTAGAGGTAGAGGCGCGAACGCTTGGTGTCGACGACGATGGCGAAACGCTGGTCCGGCTGCATCTGCAGCAGGTAGCGCGGCACGAAGTCAGCCGGTGGTTTTTCGCGATAGGCGGCGAGGCGGGCGATGGCTTCGGCGCGCAGGTCGGCAACCTTGTCGGCCGGGGCATCGGTCAAGGCACCAAAGGTGTTGATCGGTTGCTTGCGGGCCAGTAGCAGATCGCCCTTGATCAGGTGGGCCAGCCGGTAGTTCGGGTGCTGACGCAGCAGGTTTTCGGTCAGTTGCAGGGCATTGCTCAGGCGATTGCCTTCGATTTCGGCAAAAATGCGCGTCAATGCTTCTTCCGGACCGGAGTCGGAAACAACAAGGGGCAGGGTCGAACCCTGGCTGGATGCGTCGGGCGTTGTCCGCGCCAAGGCAATTGCCGAGAGTTCGTTGATGGTGACTGGGACACTCGCCGGCTTGTCTTTAAGCCGGGCTGCTGCACCGGCGGCCAGAGCGACCGCCAGTCCAGAGAGAACTAATTTACGGCCTAATTTCACCGGGCGTTTTCTTCCTTGATCAGCCACTTGCTACCGGCCCGAACGAAAACGAGCGTCTTGGTCGTCGAGCTGCTCAGACCCGTTGCTTTGTAATGCTGGCGGAACTTGGCAGTGGCCTTGTCGCCATTGACCGTGACTTGCGGCGTATCGAAGGAAACCGAGATCTTGCCGCCCTTGCCGGCGATGCGCTGCTCGCGTTCCTGTTCCCAGGCCTTGCGGCTCATGCCCTTGGGCGTGTTGAACTCTTGCGCATAGGCGCCGAGGTAGGCGCGCATGTCCTTGCGTGACCAGGCGTCGGCCCAGGCGTTCATGGCCTTGACGACATCGTCGCTGCCGGCAACGGCCTTGGTGGGGGCCGGGGCAGGGGTTGGTGCAGCGGCTGGCGCCGGCGTTGAAACGGCAGCGGCCGGAGCGGGCGCTGCAGCGACCACTGTCGGCTTGCTGGCTGGTGAGGCGGAGGCGGCGCCCGGCGTCGACGTGACGATGGTCGCGGTAGGTGCCGCGGCGGCGACGGCCGGCTTGGCGACAACGGCAGCGACCGGAGCGGCGGCAACCGGAGCCGGTTGCGGCTTGACGTTGCCCTTGCCGGAAGTGGTGATCAGGTCGCGAATCAGGGCCAGCTTGTTCTGCGTTGTCGAATTGGAATTGTCCAGTTGCAGGGCCTTGTCGTAGGCCTGGCTGGCCAGCTTGGCGTAAACATCGCCGAGGTTTTCGTAGGCGATGGCGTAGGACGGATGAGTCCTTATAGCCATTTCGAGGGCCGTGCGGGCCTTGTCGTACTGCTTTTGCTGGGCGTAGAGCACGGCCAGGTTGTTGTAGGGTTCCGGCAGTTCCGGGTAATCCTCGGAAAGCTTGGTAAACACGCTGATCGCGTCGGCCGGCTTGTTCATCTCGGTATAGATCAGGCCTTTCAGGAAGCGACCCTGGGCATCCTTGGGACGGCTGCTCAGGTAGGCGTCGACTTTCTCGAGGGCCTGCGGGTACTGGCCCTGCTTGATCAGGCGTTGGACTTCCGGCAGGTTGTCGGCAAACGCCGGTACGGCGAAGCTGATGGCCAGGCCAATCGCCATTGCACGCAACGTCTTGAGCTTCTGAAAACGGGGCTGGAGCAGGGAAATAGAGGTCATCGCTATGCTATACTTTTCGAGGTTATACAATCTTCCGATTCTACCAAAAATGCCGGTGATTCCATAGGGATTAGCAAGCCGGCCAAGCCCGGTTCCCTCCCCGCATGCTCAAGATCTACAACTCCCTCAAGCGCGAAAAACAGCTTTTTACCCCGATCGAGCCGAACAAAGTTCGCATGTATGTCTGTGGCATGACGGTCTATGACTACTGCCACCTTGGCCATGCCCGGGTCATGGTTGTTTTCGACATGGTTTATCGCTGGCTCAAGGCCAGCGGTTACGACGTGACCTACGTCCGCAACATTACCGATATCGACGACAAGATCATCAAGCGCGCCATCGAGAATGGCGAGACGATCCAGCAACTGACCAACCGTTTCATCGCCTTCATGCACGAAGACGCCGATGCGCTGGGCGTTCAGCGCCCCGACCACGAGCCACGGGCGACCGACTACGTGCCGGAAATGCTTGATTTGATCGGCAAGCTCGAGGCGACCGGCCTGGCTTATCAGGCGACTGATGGCGACGTGAATTATGCGGTGCGCAAGTTCCCCGGCTACGGCAAGCTGTCCGGCAAGTCGCTTGACGATCTGCGGGCCGGTGAGCGCGTCGAGGTCGATTCAGCCAAGCAGGATCCGCTCGATTTCGTGCTCTGGAAGCATGCCAAGCCCGGTGAGCCGGCCTGGCAGTCGCCGTGGGGCGAAGGTCGTCCGGGTTGGCACATCGAATGTTCGGCCATGAGCTCGAAGCTGCTTGGCAATCATTTCGACATCCACGGTGGTGGCCAGGATTTGCAGTTCCCGCATCATGAAAACGAGATCGCCCAGTCGGAAGGGGCGCACCAGTGCTCCTTCGTCAATTACTGGATGCACAACGGTTTTGTCCGTGTCGACAACGAAAAAATGTCGAAGTCTCTGGGTAACTTCTTCACGATCCGCACGGTCCTCGAGCAGTTCGATGCTGAAGTCGTGCGCTTCTTCATCCTGCGCGCCCATTACCGCAGCCCGTTGAATTATTCGGACGCTCATCTTGACGATGCCAAGCGTAGTCTGGACAGCCTGTATTTCACGCTGCGCGACGTGCCGGCAGTGGCTGTTGCCATCGACTGGAAGAGCGATTTTGCGGCTCGTTTTGCCGCCGCGCTGAACGAGGATTTCGATTCGCATGGCGCCATTTCGGTGCTCTTCGAACTGGCGGCTGAGGCCAATCGTCAGAAGAGTGGCGAACTGTCGGGCTTGCTCAAGGCGCTGGGCGCGGTGATCGGCCTGCTCGTGCGGGATCCGATGGCTTATCTGCAGGGCGGCGGTGCGGCTGGCGGCCTCGACGAGGCGGCTATCGAGCAGATGATTGCGGATCGGGCGGCGGCCAAGAAGGCCAGGAATTTTGCCGAGTCGGATCGTATTCGCGATGAACTGAAGGCGGCGGGGATTGCGCTCGATGATAGTCCGCAGGGGACGACCTGGCGGCGGGCCTGAATTAGCTTGGGTTTCCGCCTTGCTGGCGGGCGTACTTTCTTTTGCTTCGCCAAAAGAAAGTAGCCAAAGAAAAGGCGACCCCAGGGTCGGCGCCCCTTCGGGGTTCCTTGCGCTACTCGGCAGGCCGGGCGGCTTGCTAAACTCGCCTGCGGCTCAGACAACGCAAGCCGACTGCCCCCGGCCCGCCTGCGTTGCTCAGCGCCTCTCATGGGGACCCCAAAGGCGTCCGAGCTCAAACGCCATCCGCGTCACTGACTTCCACGGTCAACCGGGAAAAAGGCCAAAAATTGAAATCCATCGGTCCAGCGTGGACGCCTTACCGGGCCCCTTGAGAGGTGCCGAGCAACGCAGGGGCCGGCGGATAAAGGGCGAGGACTGTCTGAGGGCGAAGCCCGAGTTCCGCAGCCCCCGCCTGTCCCGAGTAGCGCAGGGAACCGGCGCAGCCGGCACCGACCCAGGGTCGCCTTCTTTTTGCTTACTTTTTCTTGGCGAAGCAAGAAAAAGTGAGACGCCCCGCAAGGGCGGAACCCCAAGCTAATTTAGAAGAACACCCGACCAAATATCGACTCCCGCCAATGCGAGAGTGAGTCGCTACTTCAGAATCTTCCCGCCCTGCCCAATGACCGTCAGTTCGACAAAGCGCGACCCGAGCCGGGTGTTCGGGCCGTAGTTGATGCGGTAACCACCGAGGTCTGCTCCGCTCATGCTTTCCAGCGAGCTCACCAGTTTGTCGCGGCTGAGATCCCTGCCGGCCCGCTTCAGGCCTTCGATCATGGTCCTGGCCATCAGGTAGCCTTCCATCCCGTAGTACGAGTAGGCACCCTTGTCGGACAGTTTTTGATAGTCGCGGACGACCGGAACGACGTTGTTCCATGGATAGGGAACAACTTGCGAAACGCCGATGCCGCGTGAATCAGGGCCGAGTTCCTGGACGAGCAGTTCGGCGCCGACCGGCGACAGGGTCATGAGCATCGGATGCTGGCCGACTTTTTTCATGGCCTTGACGAAGGCTGCCGTCGGTTTGTACAGCGTGACCATGACCACGGCCTGCGGTGTCGCCTTGGCAATCGTTTCCACCGCCTTGGCAACATCCACCGAGTTGCGTTCGACCGTGCCGACGGCGGACGGGGCCAGATTGTTCTTCTTGAGCGCGGCGGTGACGCCATCCAGGCCGGATTTGCCGAAACCGTCGTTCTGGTAGAAGACGGCGATATTCTTGAGGCCGAGCGAGACCATCTGGTTGACGATGACTTCGGCTTCGTCGGCGTAGCTGGCGCGGACGTTGAACATGTAGCGCGCATTGGGGTTGGTGGCCAGCGATTCGCGCAGCGTGGCTGCGCCGGAAATGGTGCCGACCAGCGGCACCTTGGCCGGGCCGAAGACGGTGTTCATGGTTTCGGTCGTCGGGCTGGAGCCGTAATAGGCGAGCAGCGCGAAGACATTTTTTTCCTTGATCAGCGTCTTGGTGTTGGCGACGGTGCGTTCGGTTTCATAGCCGTCGTCGAGGGCGATCAGTTCGAGCTTGCGACCATTGATGCCGCCGGCCTTGTTGACCTGCTCGAAATAGGTCGTGATGGTCTGCCGCATGTCCAGACCGTAGGCGCCGTTCGGGCCGGAGAAGGGGGCCGACATGCCGAGGGTGATCGTCGTCTCGGTGACGCCGGGCTCGGCCCAGCACATCGTGGAAAAGGCAATGGCGCCGACGGCGGCCAGTCGTTTGAAGACTTGCATTGTTTTTTCTCCCCCTGATAGATCAATCGATTCTAACAGTCGGGGATATTACCGGGAACAGGACGAACAGGACTTTTGGCAATTTGTTCGATGCCACGGTCAACCGGGAAAAAGGACCGAAAATGAAACAGCCCCTGAGTCCCGAAAATTCGGGACTCAGGGGCTGTGGTGCAAAGTCAGGCGTTATTCAGCGAAGAAGTCCTTAACCTTGTAGCTTCGGCCGGCACTTCGTGCCTTAACCTGCAACGCAGGTTAGCCTGCGCTGCAAAGTTAAGGAGTTACTCGGCAAAAAAGTCCTTAACTTTGTCCATCCACGACTTCGAGCGCGGGTTGTGTTTGGCGCTGTTGTCGCGGCTCGATTCTTCCAGTTCGCGCAGCAGTTCCTTCTGGCGGTCGGTCAGGTTGACCGGCGTTTCGACAACGACGTGGCACATCAG contains:
- the recQ gene encoding DNA helicase RecQ: MGTPSALAILRDVFGYPAFRGAQAEIIDHIGNGGDALVLMPTGGGKSLCYQIPALLRPGCAIVVSPLIALMQDQVDALTQLGVKAACLNSTLDWREAQAIEQQMFAGQIDLVYIAPERLLVDRTLSMIDALYEAGKLALFAIDEAHCVSQWGHDFRPEYLQLSTLHERYPNVPRIALTATADKATQNEMLVRLGLTEARVFLSSFDRPNIRYTVVEKDNAKKQLLGFLAGRKGQAGIVYCLSRKKVEETAEWLSAQGYPALPYHAGLPAPTRAANQRRFLREEGLVMCATIAFGMGIDKPDVRFVAHLDLPKSIEAYYQETGRAGRDGEPAEAWMAYGMQDVALQHARIAESGAGEGQKILESQRLTALLSYCEAPRCRRQVLLNYFAEEREPCGNCDVCIEPPELWDGTLAAQKALSAIFRTGMRFGVTHLTDVLRGKATDKIKQWNHDQLPTFGVGADLDDHGWKSVFRQLAAAGLVHVDMAEHGALQLTDAAREVLKGQRQVQLRRPAKRKASSSSSRSSAVVHSELSSADEVLFQLLRAWRSDTAKEQAVPAYVILHDKTLRELAEVRPTSHGMLAGITGMGSAKIEHYGAELLDLIRNEG
- a CDS encoding UDP-2,3-diacylglucosamine diphosphatase — translated: MIFFISDLHLSPRSPGATRLFLSFLAGRARQAEALYILGDLFEVWVGDDIDDPYAAQIAAALRAASNAGLKICFMHGNRDFAIGEQFTAAAGMTLLPDPYLLDLPEWSFVLSHGDALCIDDHAYMAYRAKVRDPEWQRKMRAKPRFLRSLLGRYIRWCSARRKRDHAYVYADLNGPATDDFLREHGYATFIHGHTHRPEKHDHIVDGIHVERWVLSDWHEERAEALLWDGEQLSREAIV
- a CDS encoding peptidylprolyl isomerase, giving the protein MSKIKLTTNHGDITLELNAEKAPKSVANFIAYVEAGHYNGTIFHRVIKNFMIQGGGMEPGMGQKPCQAPIENEAANGLKNKRGTVAMARTNDPHSATAQFFINTVDNDFLDFKSPSGQGWGYCVFGEVVEGLDVVDKIRAVKTGNKGFHQDVPAEDVIIEKAEIV
- a CDS encoding peptidylprolyl isomerase, which gives rise to MLKKISTLAAGLLVSLAVWAAPAVEFTTNLGKFTLELYPEKAPTTVEFFLYNAKHGFYESTIFHRVIDGFMIQGGGFSRAMEEKKVLTPALKNEATNGLTNDRGTVAMARTGDPHSARVQFFINLKNNDFLNHKTTGDPRGWGYAVFGKVTQGMDVVDKIAKVPTGNAGYYENVPTTPVVIQNVKIISDK
- a CDS encoding L,D-transpeptidase family protein; its protein translation is MKLGRKLVLSGLAVALAAGAAARLKDKPASVPVTINELSAIALARTTPDASSQGSTLPLVVSDSGPEEALTRIFAEIEGNRLSNALQLTENLLRQHPNYRLAHLIKGDLLLARKQPINTFGALTDAPADKVADLRAEAIARLAAYREKPPADFVPRYLLQMQPDQRFAIVVDTKRSRLYLYENDLTNGGQPRFVADYYVTQGKLGAEKLVEGDKKTPVGVYHVTANLPRQKLADLYGNGAFPLNYPNEWDKRQGRGGSGIWLHGTPSDTFARPPRASDGCVVLTNQDLDVVAKNLQVGLTPVIISNSVEWLSLDDWAKERSELNKSIDAWRADWESRDTDRYLTHYSKRFKAGEQDFAEFSAQKKQVNAGKEWIKLKIDNLSVFRNPGKDEVVVVTFDQDYRSNNLNNQMKKRQYWLREGDQWKIIYEGSA
- a CDS encoding nuclear transport factor 2 family protein; protein product: MTSISLLQPRFQKLKTLRAMAIGLAISFAVPAFADNLPEVQRLIKQGQYPQALEKVDAYLSSRPKDAQGRFLKGLIYTEMNKPADAISVFTKLSEDYPELPEPYNNLAVLYAQQKQYDKARTALEMAIRTHPSYAIAYENLGDVYAKLASQAYDKALQLDNSNSTTQNKLALIRDLITTSGKGNVKPQPAPVAAAPVAAVVAKPAVAAAAPTATIVTSTPGAASASPASKPTVVAAAPAPAAAVSTPAPAAAPTPAPAPTKAVAGSDDVVKAMNAWADAWSRKDMRAYLGAYAQEFNTPKGMSRKAWEQEREQRIAGKGGKISVSFDTPQVTVNGDKATAKFRQHYKATGLSSSTTKTLVFVRAGSKWLIKEENAR
- the cysS gene encoding cysteine--tRNA ligase, with amino-acid sequence MLKIYNSLKREKQLFTPIEPNKVRMYVCGMTVYDYCHLGHARVMVVFDMVYRWLKASGYDVTYVRNITDIDDKIIKRAIENGETIQQLTNRFIAFMHEDADALGVQRPDHEPRATDYVPEMLDLIGKLEATGLAYQATDGDVNYAVRKFPGYGKLSGKSLDDLRAGERVEVDSAKQDPLDFVLWKHAKPGEPAWQSPWGEGRPGWHIECSAMSSKLLGNHFDIHGGGQDLQFPHHENEIAQSEGAHQCSFVNYWMHNGFVRVDNEKMSKSLGNFFTIRTVLEQFDAEVVRFFILRAHYRSPLNYSDAHLDDAKRSLDSLYFTLRDVPAVAVAIDWKSDFAARFAAALNEDFDSHGAISVLFELAAEANRQKSGELSGLLKALGAVIGLLVRDPMAYLQGGGAAGGLDEAAIEQMIADRAAAKKARNFAESDRIRDELKAAGIALDDSPQGTTWRRA
- a CDS encoding ABC transporter substrate-binding protein, whose amino-acid sequence is MQVFKRLAAVGAIAFSTMCWAEPGVTETTITLGMSAPFSGPNGAYGLDMRQTITTYFEQVNKAGGINGRKLELIALDDGYETERTVANTKTLIKEKNVFALLAYYGSSPTTETMNTVFGPAKVPLVGTISGAATLRESLATNPNARYMFNVRASYADEAEVIVNQMVSLGLKNIAVFYQNDGFGKSGLDGVTAALKKNNLAPSAVGTVERNSVDVAKAVETIAKATPQAVVMVTLYKPTAAFVKAMKKVGQHPMLMTLSPVGAELLVQELGPDSRGIGVSQVVPYPWNNVVPVVRDYQKLSDKGAYSYYGMEGYLMARTMIEGLKRAGRDLSRDKLVSSLESMSGADLGGYRINYGPNTRLGSRFVELTVIGQGGKILK